ATTCTCAACTGCGCCGTCGTCGCCGAACTGATGCCCGAGTCGGCCACCGTCGTCGACGTCGGCAGCGGCGCGGGCCTGCCCGGCATCCCCCTCGCCATCGCCCGCCCCGATCTGCGCATCACCCTCGTCGAACCCCTGCTGCGCCGCACCGCCTTCCTCAGCGAGTTCATCGACGCGGCCGGCCTGGACATCACCGTCGTCCGCGGCCGCGCCGAACACTCCGGCGTCATCAAGGAAGCCGGCGGCGCCGACGTCGTCACCTCCCGAGCCGTCGCCCCCCTCGCCAAGCTCGCCCAGTGGTCGCTGCCCCTGCTCCGCGACCACGGCCGCATGCTCGCCCTCAAGGGCGCCAGCGTCGCCGAGGAACTCGACCGCGACGCCGAAACTCTCGAAAGACTGGGCGCCGGGAAATTCGAAGTACTCGAATGCGGAGTAGGGATCGTCGCCATCCCGACCGTCGTGTTCAGCGCCGAACTCCTCCCCCGCGGCGAACGCCCGTCCCGCCACCGCGAGAAGAAGCCCCGCAGGCAGGCGGGCGCTCCCGGCGGACGCGGTGGTGTCGCCGGCAAGGTGCGGAGGCGGGGGAAGAGCGAGCGGTAACCGGTGCGGGCCTCCTCCCGACCATCGAAGTCGCGGGCGCGTCATCGGGCGTTGTGCCCGGCGGGCGACATCGACTTCGGAGTTCGGAATGCGAGCTGTCCGCTCGAGTCGGCGCGTCCACGCGCGCTGAACGCCACCGGTCACGAGTGGTTCTCGGCGCCGAGGGAACGACGCACCGAGGCACGACTACTGTCGGCCGCTCCCACCGAGCGGTTGAGCTCTGAGGCGAGAATCCCCGCGTCCGAACGGCTCAGGCTGCGTAGCCCTGGTGCCGTCACGTGACTGTCTGCGGTACGGCCCCATCACCGGCGGTGGGCAATGAACCGCCGGAGGTCCCTCGGTCAGCACTGCGACCAGATCCGCGAGGCACCCCACCGGCGCAATCCGATGAGCGTCCTTTACCTCGATCGGCCCCGCTCGGCCGGACCCTCGGGCGGAGTCGGACCCGATGATTCTCGACAGCCACCACACCGGCGATCGCCCCGGCTCGTCGAGGCACCGCGGGTCGCAACGGCGGCGCTCGACCGGAGGTATCGCAATCGCGTGACGTGCCGGGCTTGGGTTGGTGGGCGCGGTCAGGCCGGTGTCGCACAGCTCCGGCCAGTGGCTGCGCGTCGGATACCGGAAGCCGTGAATAGCGTGAATAGAACGTCGACGGAACCACCAGGCAGTCGGCTGTGCGCTCGACCGCCGGGATTCCGCTGACACCATGATCTCGCCCCCACTGGCAACCGCTCGACAGCACGACCACGTCGACTCGCGATGCTCTTGCGCAATTAGTCCCGCAGGGGTTGCCGACGCGGCGCTCGACCTACGGCCACGATGCAACTGTCGCCCGGATTCCCTCCGGGACAGGGCAGTCGACGGCGCAGCGGGTCGAGCCTCGCGCGTCGTTGGGTTCGTGTCGGCTGCAGATGGTCCGGTTCGCGCTTGCCTACGCGTGGGCCGATTCGCACGGTCACCACACCTGCGGAAACGGAGCGCCCACGAGCCGCACAGTACCCACGCCGAAGAAGGCGACGGTCGCCGCTCAGGAGACCCGAACTGGTTAAGGGTGGGGCCACTCTCGCCCTTATGGGTTCGACTGGTGGTCGCTTCGCGCCCCATCCCCTCGGCTGTGACCTCGCTTCGACTGGACCGATCATGTCGTCCGCAGCGGCACACCCGAGCGCCAGGTCCGTGATGGTCCCCGCGAGTCGGTCTCGTTCGGAGTCCGCCGGGCGCGGCCAATCCCCTACGCGAGCCGAGCAGGTCTCGACCCTGCCTATTCGTGGGCTGGGTCTCCTACTCGGTGCGCGGCCGGCGCTCACGATCCTCGCGCTCTCGGTGAGGTGAGCACATCCATTACTGAACAGCGACGTCTTCGGTACCGATGCCGCGGGCAAGAACCGGCTGGAGTTCTTCCCGGTCTGTACCCCGGGCGCCAGCGACACCGCGCGCACTCGACCGCGGGGTGGAGAACCCTGCCCGCGCCAAGTCCCCACCGAGTGGGACCCGCCCGGTGAGTCTGGTCGTCATGCCCCGGTGCTCTCGGCAGCCGTGGCGACGGCCGAGCGGGAGCTGGCGTCCAACGCGGTTCTCAGGTCGCCCGGTTCGCCACGGTCGGCGATCGAACTCGCCCGCCGGCAGGCCGCCGAGGACGTCGACGCCTCGCGGGTTGAGGACGCCGAGGACGCTGACGCCTCGCGAGCGAAGGCCGCCACCGAGGGACACCACCCGTGGCTGGCAGCAGCTTGCCGTGATGGTCGAGCCCGGACAGCACGTCATGTTGACTCGCTGGCGGGATTCACAACGATGGCGAGCGCAGCAGTGGTGACGAATGCGGCAGCGGTGACCGCGAGGGCAAGGTGGCGGAAGAGCGGAGAATGCCGACCCGGGTACTCGCTGACGAAGTGCCCCGGTGCGGTTGCCGGTAGTCCATCTCGCCAGCGGTACCTCACGCCCGGGCAGATGCTGGGACCCACTCGCACCGGTGGTCCGGCCGCGGGCAGTAGCCGCGCAGCCGCTGACCGTGCTCGGCAGACGTGTTGCCCGGCACTGGCCCCTGAGCCCCACGATCGATTCTCGGAACAGACCGGCGCCCGCTGGACCACGCTGCCGACGCCGGGACCGGCGACCGAGTGCGGGCGCTGATGTCCGAGTCCGACCGGCTGCGGTTCGTCGAGCCCCAACTGGTGGGTGGGCGTGGACTGGTGGGTGGGCGCGGATTCGTGGGTGGGCGTGGACTGGTGGGTGGGCGCGGATTCGTGGGTGGGCGCGGACTGGTGGGTGGCGGCGAACTCGTGGGTGGCGGCCAACTCGTAAGTGTGCGCTGGATGGGTGGCTGAGCACCGACGTGCAGCTGAGCACGGACGGGTGGCTGTGGCGCGATGGTCGGCAACCGGCGGCGGCCGCGGTGGCGGGATCGGAATCGACGGTGACGGTGCCTGCGTCGCGGCGATCAGGATCTGCGCGCCCGGCGGCACGTCGTCGAGACCGTCGACCGTGACCACGCACGGGATAGGACCGGCGGCTGAGCGCGGGCCGGCGGCTGAGCGCGGGCCGGCGGCTGAGCGCGGGCCGGCGGCTGAGCGCGGACCGGCGGCTGAGCGCGGACCGGCGGCTGAGCGCGGACCGGCCGCTGAGCCCGGACCGGCCGCTGAGCCCGGACCGGCACCTGAGCCCGACCAGTGCTCGACCATGGAATCGAAAGGGCGCCGAGGCGGTGCGCGAGCCGGCGGAATTTGTGGGGCGGAACCGTCTGTCGGGGGTGACTCGGAGATGTCATGGTTGGACGTGCTCGTGATCGGCCC
This sequence is a window from Nocardia farcinica. Protein-coding genes within it:
- the rsmG gene encoding 16S rRNA (guanine(527)-N(7))-methyltransferase RsmG produces the protein MEPDLGGSAAPPPESDPPAAAALVFGDRLDVARRYYDALATAGVERGLIGPREVPRLWDRHILNCAVVAELMPESATVVDVGSGAGLPGIPLAIARPDLRITLVEPLLRRTAFLSEFIDAAGLDITVVRGRAEHSGVIKEAGGADVVTSRAVAPLAKLAQWSLPLLRDHGRMLALKGASVAEELDRDAETLERLGAGKFEVLECGVGIVAIPTVVFSAELLPRGERPSRHREKKPRRQAGAPGGRGGVAGKVRRRGKSER